A region of Deinococcus rubellus DNA encodes the following proteins:
- a CDS encoding PIG-L deacetylase family protein produces MRIMAVFAHPDDEIGCIGTLAKHTARGDEVMLVWTTLGELASQFGDASHEEVTRIRREHGAWVADKIGAQHHFFDMGDSRMTGSRAEGLQLARLYAQFRPNAVITWSDDHPHPDHRMSAKIAYDAITLARIPKIINEQRTNASGEPLPPPDLSGDPGMDSGEDAPQQVGKLDPWREPIRFYQYYAPASPYPEVFIDMEDKLEVAAEVMTFYHDFYKWPWNTERFREGRARTGQLGGVKAAEHFNVRMTHLKARDYLD; encoded by the coding sequence ATGCGAATCATGGCTGTCTTTGCCCACCCCGACGACGAAATAGGCTGCATCGGCACGCTGGCCAAGCACACTGCGCGCGGTGACGAGGTGATGCTGGTGTGGACCACCCTGGGCGAACTCGCCTCGCAGTTCGGCGACGCCTCGCACGAGGAGGTCACGCGCATCCGGCGCGAGCACGGGGCCTGGGTGGCCGATAAAATCGGCGCTCAGCACCACTTCTTCGATATGGGTGACAGCCGCATGACCGGGAGCCGTGCCGAGGGCTTGCAACTTGCCCGCCTGTACGCCCAGTTCCGGCCCAACGCCGTCATCACCTGGAGCGACGACCACCCGCACCCCGACCACCGCATGTCGGCCAAGATCGCCTACGACGCCATCACCCTGGCGCGCATTCCCAAAATTATCAATGAGCAGCGCACCAACGCGTCAGGCGAACCGCTGCCGCCGCCCGATCTGAGCGGCGATCCCGGCATGGACAGCGGCGAGGACGCTCCCCAGCAAGTAGGCAAGCTCGATCCCTGGCGCGAGCCGATTCGCTTTTACCAGTACTACGCGCCCGCCAGCCCCTACCCCGAAGTGTTCATCGACATGGAGGACAAGCTGGAGGTGGCAGCCGAGGTCATGACCTTCTACCATGACTTCTACAAATGGCCCTGGAACACTGAGCGCTTCCGCGAGGGCCGCGCCCGCACCGGGCAGCTCGGCGGCGTGAAGGCGGCGGAGCATTTCAACGTGCGGATGACCCATCTCAAAGCGCGGGACTATCTGGACTGA
- the argR gene encoding arginine repressor: MLSKDQRQKRIQEIIARENVATQGELVALLRADGVQVTQATVSRDINELRLVRLPMGKGKHRYSLAQYRGNENLEGELARLFQNFVHDIDRGENMLVIRTAEGHASGVALLLDRLRRDDIVGTIAGEDTIFVVARSIEEGETILEEFHELMLG, from the coding sequence ATGCTCAGCAAGGACCAGCGTCAGAAGCGTATTCAGGAAATCATCGCCCGCGAGAATGTCGCCACCCAGGGCGAACTGGTGGCCCTGCTCCGGGCCGACGGTGTGCAGGTGACGCAGGCCACCGTCAGCCGCGACATCAACGAGTTGCGGCTGGTGCGGCTGCCGATGGGCAAGGGCAAGCACCGCTACTCGCTGGCCCAGTACCGGGGCAACGAGAATCTGGAAGGCGAGCTGGCCCGGCTCTTTCAGAACTTCGTCCACGATATTGACCGGGGTGAGAATATGCTGGTCATTCGCACCGCCGAGGGCCACGCTTCGGGGGTGGCCCTGCTGCTCGACAGGCTGCGCCGCGACGACATCGTGGGCACCATCGCGGGCGAGGACACTATCTTTGTGGTCGCCCGCAGCATCGAGGAAGGCGAGACGATTCTGGAGGAGTTTCACGAGCTGATGCTGGGGTGA
- a CDS encoding cupin domain-containing protein, giving the protein MQHFPLSNLPARSAPDSRFTGPVWMQELTSGAMRVTFTPGARTAWHRHPHGQTLLILSGSGLVQKRGEAALSFQAGDVVTVEAGEEHWHGAAPDSVMSHIALQEGQTEWLTQVTDAEYAG; this is encoded by the coding sequence GTGCAACATTTTCCTCTCTCGAACCTGCCCGCCCGTTCTGCTCCCGACTCCCGCTTCACTGGCCCCGTTTGGATGCAGGAGCTGACCTCCGGCGCAATGCGCGTCACTTTCACGCCCGGCGCGCGCACCGCCTGGCACCGCCACCCGCACGGCCAGACCTTACTGATTCTGAGCGGCAGCGGTCTGGTGCAAAAACGCGGCGAGGCGGCCCTCAGCTTTCAGGCCGGGGACGTGGTGACGGTCGAGGCGGGTGAGGAGCACTGGCACGGGGCTGCGCCCGACTCGGTGATGTCGCATATCGCCTTGCAGGAAGGGCAGACCGAGTGGTTGACCCAGGTGACCGACGCGGAATACGCGGGCTGA
- the hemC gene encoding hydroxymethylbilane synthase — MRSITVGTRGSSLALAQTRWVVARLKEEWPETEFRIQSIVTQGDRNRGSLERMAAQGDKGFWVKEIEEALLQNRIDIAVHSLKDLPTEQPEGLEIASIPRRVDARDALVGKEGMKKLAELPQGARVGTSSVRRKSFLNAFRPDLQVVQLRGNVDTRLAALSGGEYDAIILAAAGLIRTELRNRIDELIDPAILLPAPGQGALALETRSDDDLGIEVAYAIHDRDTDDRTTAEREFLAGLGAGCLAPVGALATIKNGLLSLEGWVGALDGSTIIQAHTQGDPAECADLGAELAQDLLKRGARELVDAARL, encoded by the coding sequence ATGCGCTCTATCACTGTTGGTACGCGCGGCTCATCTTTGGCGCTCGCGCAGACCCGTTGGGTTGTGGCCCGCCTCAAGGAAGAATGGCCGGAAACCGAGTTTCGCATTCAGAGCATCGTCACCCAGGGCGACCGCAACCGGGGCAGCCTGGAACGCATGGCCGCTCAGGGGGACAAGGGCTTCTGGGTCAAGGAGATCGAGGAAGCCCTGCTGCAAAACCGCATCGACATCGCGGTGCACAGCCTCAAAGACCTGCCCACCGAGCAGCCCGAGGGCCTGGAAATCGCCAGCATCCCCAGACGGGTCGACGCCCGCGACGCCCTGGTGGGCAAGGAGGGCATGAAAAAGCTCGCCGAGCTGCCGCAGGGCGCACGGGTCGGCACCAGCAGCGTGCGGCGCAAGTCGTTTCTGAATGCCTTTCGGCCCGACTTGCAGGTGGTGCAGCTTCGCGGCAACGTCGATACCCGGCTGGCTGCGCTCTCGGGCGGCGAGTACGACGCCATCATCCTGGCAGCGGCGGGCCTGATCCGCACCGAGCTGCGTAACCGCATCGACGAGCTGATCGACCCGGCCATCCTGCTGCCCGCGCCGGGCCAGGGCGCGCTGGCGCTCGAAACCCGCAGCGACGATGACCTGGGCATCGAGGTGGCCTACGCCATCCACGACCGCGACACCGATGACCGCACCACCGCCGAGCGCGAGTTTCTGGCGGGTCTGGGAGCGGGCTGCCTGGCCCCGGTGGGCGCACTCGCCACCATCAAGAACGGGCTGCTGAGTCTGGAAGGCTGGGTGGGCGCGCTCGACGGCAGCACCATCATTCAGGCGCACACCCAGGGCGACCCCGCCGAGTGTGCCGATCTGGGCGCGGAACTGGCCCAGGACCTGCTCAAGCGCGGCGCACGCGAACTGGTGGACGCGGCGCGGCTGTGA
- the xseB gene encoding exodeoxyribonuclease VII small subunit translates to MSARKAQPGAARTQSYRAAAEQLARIAAELEAGETDLDKVLPLLAEAQAAYAICKARIDALRSALDQGDGLTLPISFTPEDPADADEATEKDTDATNEDDDDLYF, encoded by the coding sequence GTGAGCGCCCGCAAGGCCCAGCCCGGCGCAGCCAGAACCCAGAGCTACCGCGCCGCCGCCGAGCAGCTCGCCCGGATCGCCGCCGAACTCGAAGCGGGCGAGACCGATCTCGACAAGGTGCTGCCGCTGCTGGCCGAGGCCCAGGCTGCCTACGCAATTTGCAAGGCGCGCATTGACGCCCTGCGGAGCGCACTTGATCAGGGTGATGGACTGACTTTGCCAATCAGCTTCACGCCGGAAGACCCAGCCGACGCTGACGAAGCCACTGAGAAAGACACGGACGCCACGAACGAAGACGACGACGATTTGTACTTCTGA
- the rplU gene encoding 50S ribosomal protein L21: MFAIIQTGGKQYRVEEGDVIRVEKLSGEAGDKMGLTALMVGGEQTLFGADAAKFTVNAEVVDHGKLKKIYIRKYKSGVQYRRRTGHRQQFTALKITGIQG; encoded by the coding sequence ATGTTTGCAATTATCCAAACCGGCGGCAAGCAGTACCGCGTAGAGGAAGGCGACGTGATCCGCGTCGAGAAGCTGAGCGGCGAAGCGGGCGACAAGATGGGGCTCACAGCCCTGATGGTGGGCGGCGAGCAGACCCTGTTCGGCGCAGACGCGGCCAAGTTCACCGTGAACGCTGAAGTGGTCGACCACGGCAAGCTCAAGAAGATCTACATCCGCAAGTACAAGAGTGGCGTGCAGTACCGCCGCCGCACGGGCCACCGCCAGCAGTTCACGGCCCTCAAGATCACCGGCATTCAGGGCTAA
- the rpmA gene encoding 50S ribosomal protein L27, with product MAHKKGVGSSKNGRDSNPKYLGVKKFGGEKVLAGNILVRQRGTKFHAGVGVGMGRDHTLFALVHGEVVFANKGNKGRFISVQAAPTQLAAD from the coding sequence ATGGCTCACAAGAAAGGCGTAGGCTCGTCCAAGAACGGACGCGACAGCAATCCCAAGTACCTCGGCGTCAAGAAGTTCGGCGGCGAGAAGGTGCTGGCCGGAAACATCCTGGTCCGTCAGCGCGGCACCAAGTTCCATGCGGGCGTCGGCGTCGGCATGGGCCGCGACCACACCCTGTTCGCGCTGGTTCACGGCGAAGTGGTGTTTGCCAACAAGGGCAACAAGGGCCGCTTCATCAGTGTGCAGGCCGCCCCGACCCAACTGGCCGCCGACTGA
- the obgE gene encoding GTPase ObgE has translation MAFRDVLEIEVIGGNGGDGSMSFHRAKYMEKGGPDGGHGGKGGSVYLRAVEGVESLERLLGRRKFKAGTGNGGEGRLRNGADAEDIIIDVPVGTTAFDAETGKVVADLIRPGQLKVVGRGGAGGRGNSVFASSTRQAPRFSEIGVRGQKRKLRLELRLIADVGLVGYPNAGKSSLLAALSNANPMIAAYPFTTLSPILGVVSDDTGDERFTLADIPGIIEGASEGRGLGLEFLRHISRTRVLIYVLDVAVDPVRELESLQGELRSYDPSLLESVSLIALNKVDTVDEDVAVMVEDELVRFGLPVLRISAAERTGLDELRRALFELLPARELWAQTHALEEESDAVVVPPLELELREEADKDGQIERIWVVAGGGFEEKIARFARHLEDAAEYLSGVFKRQGLYNALRRVGARQGDSVDIGGMRFEYFDEDDDTRR, from the coding sequence ATGGCCTTCAGAGACGTACTTGAAATCGAAGTCATCGGCGGGAACGGCGGCGACGGCTCCATGAGCTTTCACCGCGCCAAATACATGGAAAAGGGCGGTCCCGACGGCGGACACGGCGGCAAGGGCGGCAGTGTATACCTGCGGGCCGTCGAGGGCGTCGAGAGCCTGGAGCGGCTCCTGGGCCGCCGCAAGTTCAAGGCGGGCACCGGCAACGGCGGCGAGGGCCGCCTGCGTAACGGGGCCGACGCCGAGGACATCATCATCGACGTGCCGGTGGGCACCACCGCCTTCGACGCCGAGACCGGCAAAGTGGTGGCCGACCTGATCCGGCCGGGGCAGCTCAAGGTGGTTGGCCGGGGCGGCGCGGGCGGGCGCGGCAACAGCGTCTTCGCCTCCAGCACCCGTCAGGCACCGCGCTTCTCCGAGATCGGGGTGCGCGGCCAGAAGCGCAAGCTGCGCTTGGAGTTGCGCCTGATCGCCGACGTGGGGTTGGTGGGCTATCCCAATGCGGGCAAATCCAGCTTGCTGGCGGCCCTGTCCAACGCCAACCCGATGATCGCGGCCTACCCGTTTACCACCCTCTCTCCCATTCTGGGCGTCGTCAGCGACGATACCGGCGACGAGCGCTTCACGCTGGCCGACATTCCCGGCATCATCGAGGGGGCCAGCGAGGGACGCGGGCTGGGCCTGGAATTTCTGCGCCACATCAGCCGCACCCGCGTGCTGATCTACGTGCTGGACGTGGCAGTCGACCCGGTGCGGGAACTCGAATCGCTGCAAGGCGAGCTGCGCAGTTACGACCCGAGCCTGCTGGAAAGCGTGTCGCTGATTGCCCTCAACAAAGTCGACACGGTGGACGAGGACGTGGCCGTGATGGTGGAAGACGAGCTGGTCCGCTTCGGCCTGCCGGTCCTGCGGATCAGCGCCGCCGAGCGCACCGGCCTCGACGAGCTGAGGCGCGCGCTCTTCGAGCTGCTGCCTGCCCGCGAACTGTGGGCGCAGACCCACGCACTGGAGGAGGAGAGTGACGCGGTGGTGGTGCCGCCGCTCGAACTCGAACTGCGCGAGGAGGCCGACAAGGACGGCCAGATCGAGCGCATCTGGGTGGTGGCTGGTGGGGGCTTCGAGGAAAAGATCGCGCGCTTTGCCCGCCACCTCGAAGACGCCGCCGAGTACCTCTCGGGGGTGTTCAAGCGCCAGGGCCTGTACAACGCCCTGCGGCGGGTCGGCGCGCGTCAAGGCGACAGCGTCGACATTGGCGGGATGCGTTTCGAGTATTTTGATGAAGATGACGACACCCGCCGCTGA
- the yqeK gene encoding bis(5'-nucleosyl)-tetraphosphatase (symmetrical) YqeK has product MIQTRHAFPPLGQVAEWEARVRLMVKTRRFDHVVRVATLAREIAVANRLDADRAYLAGILHDIARDLPDRELLRLAPPEVPIDAAHPLALHGRAARTLLERWGYLDPVVLQAVEDHTTGPRSGCPVAACVYVADVSEPGRGVNQNIRELAMVDLEGALALAISSKVHYLQARGIPVHPRTLDAYRGLQARGALPGPA; this is encoded by the coding sequence ATGATTCAGACACGCCACGCGTTTCCGCCGCTCGGTCAGGTCGCCGAGTGGGAGGCGCGTGTCCGCTTAATGGTCAAGACCCGGCGCTTTGACCATGTGGTGCGGGTGGCCACGCTGGCCCGCGAGATTGCCGTTGCCAACCGGCTCGACGCGGACCGGGCTTATCTGGCCGGCATCTTGCATGACATCGCCCGCGATCTGCCGGACCGCGAACTTTTGCGGCTGGCCCCGCCGGAAGTGCCGATTGACGCCGCACACCCGCTGGCACTGCATGGCCGGGCCGCCCGCACCCTGCTGGAGCGCTGGGGCTATCTCGACCCGGTGGTGCTGCAAGCCGTCGAGGACCACACCACCGGCCCCCGCAGCGGCTGTCCGGTGGCGGCCTGCGTCTACGTGGCCGACGTGTCGGAACCGGGCCGGGGCGTCAACCAGAACATCCGCGAACTGGCGATGGTGGACTTGGAGGGAGCGCTGGCGCTGGCCATCAGTTCCAAGGTCCACTACCTCCAGGCACGCGGCATCCCGGTGCACCCGCGCACGCTGGACGCTTACCGGGGCCTGCAAGCGCGCGGCGCACTGCCCGGCCCGGCGTGA
- a CDS encoding LCP family protein encodes MSRPPEGRLPGKKLPDSSLSERSEAGRRQARWIRPLQLAALTLAGLCGGGYYALSASGQGSGAVVLSGSLPNFTLLLAGRDVIYCYYHQPCKDQNQRKGVIQTSNTDTLMLVKVRGRRVSVLSIPRDTNVGEFDPRKSAADQKVNAKYWDGGPQALVSAVETITGERVDNYLIVRTEEAARVIEALGGLDVNVPKGGIEWIDKAADVNLKLSAGPHHLDGQEGVWYLRVRKGFGDDYGRIDHQKQALSQLASKLTTARGLSALPTILSVMGGVETNLDPGLLQSVQPVLSQFKLSFATLPTNTIPHSFNLAVDRQKLAQVWGDALSSAPSGGGPTSQDKANLNKAGQVTVLLEDASGAQLGPAMVRALNESGYPKVQLSTLPRSNEQSQVFTQTDVEVAQQLADQLNLPRLQGERFAVQPGQIGVLLGSDARQLFAALNRFAPHPPVTQPPVN; translated from the coding sequence GTGAGCAGGCCGCCGGAGGGAAGATTGCCAGGCAAGAAGTTGCCGGACAGCAGTCTATCCGAGAGAAGTGAAGCGGGTCGCCGCCAGGCCAGGTGGATCAGGCCGCTGCAACTCGCCGCGCTCACCCTGGCGGGCCTCTGCGGCGGCGGTTACTACGCCCTGAGCGCCAGCGGCCAGGGCAGCGGCGCGGTGGTTCTCAGCGGCAGCCTGCCCAATTTCACGCTGCTGCTGGCGGGCCGCGACGTGATCTACTGCTACTATCACCAGCCCTGCAAGGACCAGAACCAGCGCAAGGGCGTGATCCAGACCTCCAACACCGACACTTTGATGCTGGTCAAGGTGCGCGGCAGGCGCGTCAGCGTGCTCTCGATTCCGCGTGACACCAACGTGGGCGAGTTCGACCCGCGCAAGTCGGCGGCAGATCAGAAAGTCAACGCCAAGTACTGGGACGGCGGCCCGCAGGCGCTGGTCAGTGCGGTGGAAACCATCACCGGCGAGCGGGTCGACAATTACCTGATCGTCCGCACCGAGGAGGCGGCGCGGGTCATCGAGGCGCTCGGTGGGCTGGACGTGAACGTGCCGAAGGGCGGCATCGAGTGGATCGACAAGGCCGCCGATGTCAACCTCAAGCTCTCGGCGGGACCGCACCACCTGGACGGGCAGGAGGGCGTGTGGTACCTGCGCGTCCGCAAGGGCTTCGGCGACGATTATGGCCGGATCGACCACCAGAAGCAGGCGCTCAGCCAGCTTGCCAGCAAACTGACCACCGCGCGCGGCCTCTCGGCCCTGCCCACCATTCTCAGCGTGATGGGCGGGGTGGAGACCAACCTCGACCCTGGCCTGCTCCAGAGTGTGCAGCCGGTGCTCTCGCAGTTCAAGCTGAGCTTCGCCACGCTGCCCACCAACACCATCCCGCACAGCTTCAACCTGGCCGTCGACCGCCAGAAGCTGGCCCAGGTCTGGGGCGACGCCCTGAGCAGTGCTCCTTCAGGCGGCGGCCCCACCAGCCAGGACAAGGCCAACCTCAACAAAGCCGGCCAGGTCACGGTGCTGCTTGAAGACGCCAGCGGCGCGCAGCTTGGCCCGGCGATGGTCAGGGCACTGAATGAGTCGGGCTACCCGAAGGTGCAGCTCAGCACCCTGCCCCGCAGTAATGAACAGAGCCAGGTGTTTACCCAGACCGATGTGGAAGTGGCCCAGCAACTCGCCGACCAGCTCAATTTGCCCCGCTTGCAGGGCGAGCGCTTCGCAGTGCAGCCGGGCCAGATCGGGGTGCTGCTCGGCAGCGACGCCCGGCAGCTCTTCGCCGCCCTGAACCGCTTCGCGCCCCACCCACCTGTAACCCAGCCGCCCGTGAACTGA
- the rsfS gene encoding ribosome silencing factor has translation MTRPSTPSNLSPNTNLSHDPVLAQLRAIVDAARERRAEDVVVLDLTEVSSTLEYFVICTATAGLQLNAIRENIREKAMAAGLGRPTVEGPSDRWLLLAFGASIVVHIMTKDAREYYDLEGLWSDATPLSFPEDAA, from the coding sequence ATGACCAGACCCAGTACCCCCTCCAATCTCAGCCCCAACACCAACCTCAGCCACGACCCGGTCCTGGCCCAGTTACGTGCCATCGTGGACGCGGCCCGCGAGCGCCGCGCCGAGGACGTCGTCGTGCTCGACCTCACCGAGGTCAGCAGCACCCTCGAATACTTCGTTATCTGCACCGCCACGGCGGGCTTGCAGCTCAACGCCATCCGCGAGAACATCCGCGAGAAGGCGATGGCCGCCGGGCTGGGCCGCCCCACTGTCGAAGGCCCCTCGGACCGCTGGCTGCTGCTGGCGTTCGGGGCCAGCATCGTGGTGCACATCATGACCAAGGACGCCCGCGAGTATTACGACCTCGAAGGGCTATGGAGCGACGCCACGCCGCTGAGCTTTCCCGAAGACGCCGCCTGA
- a CDS encoding DUF4384 domain-containing protein gives MNKLLVLPAALLLSSAMAAPKISAQSIIVNPVQPDLSVSVWTDKNPDGTQIPNYKIDEKITLNVRASQDAYVYLFNVDGTGKVDQLLPNRFASGANFVKANTVKTFPAPGDQFTFDIAGPEGLNKVLVLASQTQLDLGDLSKFSTQQDQLATVNAKGQQQLAQALSIVVSPIPQNSWVSDTAFYNVVSKQVAQTGNIFVGTNVPGAVVYLKGQRLGDANQTFSAIRPGSYPLRITAPGYRDYATTITVRANATTNVNVEFNTVVTPAPAPVSNTAPVSIRSSVAGALIFVDGRQVGTIQNGGLDLNLTRGGHEIVLIAPGYNTFVNTYNVSQGGTITINPKR, from the coding sequence ATGAATAAGTTACTCGTATTGCCCGCTGCCCTGCTGCTCAGCAGCGCCATGGCGGCCCCCAAGATCAGTGCCCAGAGCATCATCGTCAACCCCGTTCAGCCGGACCTCAGCGTCTCGGTGTGGACTGACAAGAACCCTGACGGCACCCAGATTCCCAACTACAAAATCGACGAGAAGATCACCCTGAATGTACGCGCCAGCCAGGACGCCTACGTCTACCTCTTCAACGTGGACGGCACCGGCAAGGTCGATCAACTCCTGCCCAACCGCTTTGCCAGCGGCGCAAACTTCGTCAAGGCCAACACCGTCAAGACCTTCCCGGCTCCGGGCGACCAGTTCACCTTCGACATCGCCGGTCCCGAGGGCCTCAACAAGGTGCTGGTGCTGGCCAGCCAGACCCAGCTCGACCTCGGCGACCTCAGCAAGTTTTCCACCCAGCAAGACCAGCTCGCCACCGTCAATGCCAAGGGCCAGCAGCAGCTCGCCCAGGCGCTGAGCATCGTGGTCAGCCCGATTCCGCAAAATAGCTGGGTCAGCGACACAGCCTTCTACAACGTCGTCTCCAAGCAGGTCGCCCAGACCGGCAACATCTTCGTCGGCACCAATGTCCCCGGCGCGGTGGTGTACCTCAAAGGCCAGCGCCTCGGCGACGCCAACCAGACCTTCAGCGCCATTCGCCCCGGCAGCTACCCGCTGCGGATCACCGCGCCCGGCTACCGCGACTACGCGACCACCATCACGGTGCGCGCCAACGCCACCACCAACGTCAACGTGGAATTCAACACTGTGGTGACGCCCGCCCCTGCACCGGTCAGCAACACCGCCCCGGTGAGCATCCGCAGCAGCGTCGCGGGCGCGCTGATCTTCGTGGACGGACGCCAGGTCGGCACCATCCAGAACGGCGGCCTCGACCTGAACCTGACGCGCGGCGGCCACGAGATCGTGCTGATTGCCCCCGGTTACAACACCTTCGTCAACACCTACAACGTGTCGCAGGGCGGCACCATCACTATCAACCCCAAGCGCTAA
- a CDS encoding ABC transporter substrate-binding protein, with amino-acid sequence MKRLCFALLVALPLLASAAQARSLDEIRASGVLRLATSADFEPFNFLKDGQFAGFEVDLGDLIGKQLGLKVVWVKDDFDSLLSDFSKNEYDVVIASHAITSTRAKVVDFTQPHYCTGGVALAQPGGPLTSKAMAGRVLGAESGSTYMGYIQKLPFDKQLTVYGNSDEAIQAVATGKVSAVVTDKFAALAALKTYNKAKLVMGDLLWRERIGMAVQKGNVGLRQALNGALSTLLKDGQYARLSQSYFGQDVRC; translated from the coding sequence TTGAAGCGTCTGTGTTTTGCTTTACTCGTTGCGCTGCCGCTATTGGCGTCCGCCGCTCAGGCCCGCAGCCTCGATGAGATTCGTGCCAGTGGTGTGCTGCGGCTGGCCACCAGTGCCGACTTCGAGCCGTTCAATTTCCTCAAGGACGGTCAGTTCGCGGGCTTCGAGGTCGACCTCGGTGACCTGATTGGCAAGCAGCTCGGCCTCAAGGTGGTATGGGTCAAAGACGATTTCGATTCGCTGCTGAGCGACTTCAGCAAAAACGAGTACGACGTGGTCATCGCTTCGCACGCCATCACCTCGACCCGCGCCAAAGTCGTGGACTTTACCCAGCCGCATTACTGCACTGGCGGGGTGGCGCTGGCCCAGCCAGGCGGTCCGCTCACCAGCAAGGCGATGGCAGGCCGGGTGCTGGGGGCCGAGTCGGGCAGCACCTACATGGGTTATATCCAGAAACTGCCGTTCGACAAGCAGCTCACGGTCTACGGCAACTCAGATGAAGCTATTCAAGCGGTCGCTACCGGCAAGGTCAGTGCCGTAGTGACTGATAAGTTCGCCGCTCTGGCGGCGCTGAAAACCTATAACAAGGCCAAGCTGGTGATGGGCGACTTGCTGTGGCGCGAGCGCATCGGTATGGCGGTGCAGAAAGGCAACGTGGGGCTGCGCCAGGCACTCAACGGCGCACTCTCGACCCTGCTGAAAGACGGCCAGTATGCCAGGCTCTCGCAGAGCTATTTCGGCCAGGACGTGCGCTGCTGA